Proteins encoded within one genomic window of Longimicrobiaceae bacterium:
- the sdaAB gene encoding L-serine ammonia-lyase, iron-sulfur-dependent subunit beta: MVSLFDILGPTMVGPSSSHTAGACRLGLMARAILGGTPQRARIRLHGSFAATGEGHGTHRALVGGLIGLAPDDLRLREAYDEALRAGLVWEFEEVDLGDDAHPNTAVIEVSRDGDTTTVRGASVGGGRIEVTEVDGFAVALGGGYHTLVLLAHDEPGTIAAVAGMLAGHGVNLATMRVDRTGRHKDALMTIEADEPIGDEVLDAIREFPWLRWARRIEKIS, from the coding sequence ATGGTCTCGCTCTTCGACATCCTGGGTCCCACCATGGTGGGGCCGTCGTCCTCGCACACGGCGGGCGCCTGCCGGCTGGGGCTGATGGCGCGCGCCATCCTGGGCGGCACGCCGCAGCGGGCGCGCATCCGCCTGCACGGCTCGTTCGCGGCCACGGGCGAGGGCCACGGCACGCACCGGGCGCTGGTGGGCGGCCTCATCGGCCTGGCTCCGGACGACCTGCGGCTGCGCGAGGCGTACGACGAGGCCCTGCGCGCCGGGCTGGTGTGGGAGTTCGAGGAGGTGGACCTGGGCGACGACGCGCACCCCAACACCGCCGTGATCGAGGTTTCGCGCGACGGCGACACCACCACCGTGCGCGGCGCGTCGGTGGGCGGCGGGCGCATCGAGGTCACCGAGGTGGACGGCTTCGCGGTCGCGCTCGGCGGCGGCTACCACACCCTGGTCCTACTCGCGCACGACGAGCCGGGCACCATCGCCGCGGTGGCCGGGATGCTGGCCGGGCACGGCGTGAACCTTGCCACCATGCGGGTCGACCGCACCGGCCGCCACAAGGACGCGCTGATGACCATCGAGGCCGACGAGCCCATCGGCGACGAGGTGCTCGACGCCATCCGCGAGTTCCCCTGGCTGCGCTGGGCGCGCCGCATCGAGAAGATCTCGTAG
- a CDS encoding DNA alkylation repair protein, producing the protein MPSPASAPARAPTAAYAHERMRALADADNAAFLQRYFKTGPGQYGEGDRFLGIRIPALRKLARELRGLPLVDAAELLGSPFHEERGLALMLLVDAYERGGEPEREAIYRLYLRSTAHVNNWDLVDSSAPGIVGAHLAGRDRAPLLELARSSDLWERRIAMVATLHLIRRGEVDETQRIARELLGDRHDLIHKAAGWMLREMGKRDIGAVHTFLREHAHEMPRTMLRYAIERLPEPMRRRYMTQKQPAED; encoded by the coding sequence GTGCCTTCGCCCGCATCCGCACCGGCCCGGGCGCCCACCGCGGCGTACGCGCACGAGCGGATGCGGGCGCTGGCGGACGCGGACAACGCGGCGTTCCTCCAGCGCTACTTCAAGACGGGGCCGGGGCAGTACGGTGAGGGCGACCGCTTCCTCGGCATCCGCATCCCCGCCCTGCGCAAGCTCGCCCGCGAGCTGCGCGGCCTGCCGCTCGTGGACGCCGCCGAGCTGCTGGGCTCGCCCTTCCACGAAGAGCGTGGCCTCGCGCTGATGTTGCTCGTCGATGCCTACGAACGCGGCGGGGAGCCGGAGCGCGAGGCCATCTACCGGCTGTACCTGCGCAGCACCGCCCACGTGAACAACTGGGACCTGGTGGATTCATCCGCGCCCGGCATCGTGGGCGCGCACCTGGCCGGCCGCGACCGCGCGCCGCTGCTGGAGCTGGCGCGCTCGAGCGACCTGTGGGAGCGCCGCATCGCAATGGTCGCCACGCTGCACCTCATCCGCCGCGGCGAGGTGGACGAGACGCAGCGCATCGCCCGCGAGCTCCTGGGCGACCGGCACGACCTGATCCACAAGGCCGCCGGCTGGATGCTGCGCGAGATGGGCAAGCGCGACATCGGCGCGGTCCACACGTTCCTCCGCGAGCACGCGCACGAGATGCCGCGCACCATGCTGCGCTACGCCATCGAGCGCCTCCCGGAGCCCATGCGCCGCCGCTACATGACCCAGAAGCAGCCCGCCGAAGACTGA
- a CDS encoding AI-2E family transporter: protein MPSKHAEQAQEPRSPYAVLVAAVFIVLLLAFVYNVAEVLFLFFIAALFSLYLRAITEFLEERLRFSRGMGILTALLVTLLGIVGVFWLVVPPVLTQTQDLVALLPAQITTWMGALHRIAARYPLIASMLPPEKPGAPGGGLGGVMSHVGSYAAGLFPYVFSGVHAVIDLFSVMVMGLYLALRPGLYREGLIALAPPVHRELVRDILADLGRTLTAWIGGQMLAMVFLGGLTWLGLTILGVPYALAFAVFTGVVVVVPFFGSLLSTLLPALFMLGTGGPLRMLSVVALGVVLHLIEGNFVHPIIMERQVNLPPVLSILSVLIMAKLLGVIGLLVAVPVLATVMVIVRRIYVHRLLEGKGFRRFVRDSPAEIRIPDGVAKVDSRAAELSIPTLLEEAGAAPR from the coding sequence ATGCCTTCCAAGCACGCCGAGCAGGCGCAGGAGCCCCGGTCGCCGTACGCGGTGCTGGTGGCGGCCGTCTTCATCGTCCTGCTGCTGGCCTTCGTGTACAACGTGGCGGAGGTGCTCTTCCTCTTCTTCATCGCCGCGCTGTTCTCGCTGTACCTGCGCGCCATCACCGAATTCCTGGAGGAGCGCCTGCGGTTCAGCCGCGGGATGGGCATCCTCACGGCGCTGCTGGTGACGCTGCTGGGCATCGTGGGCGTCTTCTGGCTAGTGGTGCCCCCGGTGCTGACGCAGACGCAGGACCTGGTCGCCCTGCTGCCGGCGCAGATCACCACGTGGATGGGCGCGCTGCACCGCATCGCCGCGCGCTACCCGCTCATCGCCAGCATGCTGCCGCCGGAGAAGCCGGGCGCGCCGGGCGGCGGGCTGGGCGGGGTGATGAGCCACGTGGGGTCGTACGCGGCGGGCCTCTTCCCGTACGTGTTCAGCGGCGTGCACGCCGTGATCGACCTGTTCAGCGTGATGGTGATGGGGCTGTACCTGGCGCTGCGGCCGGGGCTGTACCGCGAGGGGCTGATCGCCCTCGCCCCGCCGGTGCACCGCGAGCTGGTTCGCGACATCCTGGCCGACCTGGGGCGGACGCTGACCGCGTGGATCGGCGGGCAGATGCTGGCGATGGTGTTCCTGGGCGGGCTCACCTGGCTGGGGCTCACGATCCTGGGCGTGCCGTACGCGCTGGCGTTTGCGGTCTTCACCGGCGTGGTCGTCGTCGTCCCCTTCTTCGGCTCGCTGCTGTCCACGCTGCTGCCCGCGCTGTTCATGCTGGGCACGGGCGGGCCGCTGCGCATGCTGAGCGTGGTGGCGCTGGGCGTGGTGCTGCACCTGATCGAAGGCAACTTCGTGCATCCCATCATCATGGAGCGCCAGGTCAACCTGCCGCCCGTCCTGTCCATCCTCAGCGTGCTCATCATGGCGAAGCTGCTGGGGGTGATCGGGCTGCTGGTGGCGGTGCCGGTGCTGGCGACCGTGATGGTGATCGTGCGGCGCATCTACGTGCACCGGCTGCTGGAGGGGAAGGGCTTCCGCCGCTTCGTGCGCGACTCGCCGGCGGAGATACGCATCCCCGACGGCGTCGCGAAGGTGGACTCGCGCGCGGCGGAGCTGAGCATCCCCACGCTGCTGGAAGAGGCCGGCGCCGCGCCGCGGTGA
- a CDS encoding PspA/IM30 family protein, translating to MGIFQKLSTLIKSNLNDAIARAENPEKMLNQVIDDMRNQLIKAKQEVALAMADESKLKKQVDDEHRQAQEWERRAMLAVQNGKDDLARQALVRHQEYAQRSAAMYETWERQSSETLKLRDALRQLNVKIEEAQRKKTLLLAKQKRAEAQKRIHETMSGLSDSSAFEAFNRMAERIDQNERQALAAATLSEDLTGDPLDREFKQLESGTSDADVDFRLIELKQQMGILPPPAPAAQAQLSAGGAAGEAPAAETPAQDRVREAELLEEFESMEEEERGRAHS from the coding sequence ATGGGAATCTTCCAGAAGCTGTCCACGCTGATCAAGTCCAACCTGAACGACGCAATCGCCCGGGCCGAGAACCCGGAGAAGATGCTGAACCAGGTAATCGACGACATGCGGAACCAGCTCATCAAGGCCAAGCAGGAAGTGGCGCTGGCCATGGCCGACGAGTCCAAGTTGAAGAAGCAGGTGGACGACGAGCACCGCCAGGCGCAGGAGTGGGAGCGCCGCGCCATGCTGGCCGTCCAGAACGGCAAGGACGACCTGGCCCGGCAGGCGCTGGTGCGCCACCAGGAGTACGCCCAGCGCTCGGCGGCGATGTACGAGACGTGGGAGCGCCAGAGCAGCGAGACGCTCAAGCTGCGCGACGCCCTGCGCCAGCTGAACGTGAAGATCGAGGAGGCGCAGCGGAAGAAGACGCTGCTGCTGGCCAAGCAGAAGCGCGCCGAGGCGCAGAAGCGCATCCACGAGACGATGTCGGGCCTGTCGGACTCGTCGGCGTTCGAGGCGTTCAACCGCATGGCCGAGCGCATCGACCAGAACGAGCGGCAGGCGCTGGCCGCGGCCACGCTCTCGGAGGACCTGACCGGTGACCCGCTGGACCGCGAGTTCAAGCAGCTCGAGTCCGGCACCAGCGACGCCGACGTGGACTTCCGCCTCATCGAGCTGAAGCAGCAGATGGGCATCCTGCCCCCGCCCGCCCCCGCCGCGCAGGCCCAGCTCTCCGCCGGCGGCGCGGCCGGCGAGGCGCCCGCGGCCGAGACGCCCGCGCAGGACCGCGTGCGCGAGGCGGAGCTGCTGGAGGAGTTCGAGAGCATGGAAGAGGAGGAGCGGGGCCGCGCGCACAGCTAG
- a CDS encoding M28 family peptidase: MRRILSRLRARAAQRWQDTRIAYRQPAGAIVTVFRRDAESRPADASSTDVRLAGDAQRTTATSRDARIPADARLSMDVDRPGDAPRSGDAERSEHAEHSGDAEYSGDAEPVGDAEPAGRFSGDADSSADARRSAFDGGRAFALLRAQCDVGPRIPGTAGHARTRELLTGELSRWADEVAVQEWTQRIDRGPGKGTAPAMANIFARFHGTASAKGGAQTGPDATPALMLCAHWDTRPVADHDRDPSKRAEPVPGASDGASGVAVLLELARVLRMHPPARTVTLALFDGEDIGEYYYGSRFYARSAQDGANARWKPRRAVLLDMIGGHPLRCTTEINSLNAAPALWNEVHSAATRLGLDAHFHGPARAITDDHVFLNRAGIPSIVLIDYSYPHWHTTEDTVDKCGRQPLQVIGDVLLDFMRAALPPAGAS; the protein is encoded by the coding sequence ATGCGACGCATCCTCTCGCGCCTTCGTGCCCGCGCCGCGCAGCGGTGGCAGGACACGCGCATCGCCTACCGCCAGCCCGCGGGTGCGATCGTCACCGTTTTCAGGCGAGATGCGGAAAGCCGGCCGGCAGATGCGTCCTCCACCGACGTGCGCCTTGCGGGAGATGCACAGCGGACCACGGCAACCTCACGAGATGCACGAATCCCGGCAGATGCGCGGCTCTCGATGGATGTGGACCGGCCAGGAGACGCACCGCGTTCGGGAGATGCGGAGCGCTCGGAACATGCGGAGCACTCGGGAGATGCGGAGTATTCGGGAGATGCGGAGCCGGTGGGAGATGCGGAGCCGGCGGGGCGGTTCTCCGGAGATGCAGACTCTTCGGCAGATGCGCGGCGGAGCGCGTTCGATGGCGGACGTGCGTTCGCGCTGCTGCGCGCGCAGTGCGACGTCGGCCCGCGCATTCCGGGCACGGCCGGGCACGCCCGCACGCGCGAGCTCCTGACTGGGGAGCTGTCGCGCTGGGCAGACGAAGTGGCGGTGCAGGAGTGGACGCAGCGCATCGACCGCGGGCCGGGCAAGGGCACCGCGCCGGCGATGGCCAACATCTTCGCGCGCTTCCACGGCACCGCATCGGCGAAGGGAGGTGCGCAGACCGGACCCGACGCGACGCCCGCGCTGATGCTGTGCGCGCACTGGGACACGCGGCCGGTGGCAGACCACGACCGCGACCCGTCGAAGCGCGCCGAGCCGGTTCCAGGGGCGAGCGACGGAGCATCCGGCGTGGCGGTGCTGCTAGAGCTCGCGCGCGTTCTGCGGATGCATCCGCCGGCGCGCACCGTCACGCTCGCGCTCTTCGACGGCGAGGACATTGGCGAGTATTACTACGGCTCTCGCTTCTACGCTCGCTCAGCGCAGGACGGCGCGAATGCGCGGTGGAAGCCGCGCCGCGCCGTGCTGCTGGACATGATCGGCGGCCATCCGCTGCGCTGCACGACCGAGATCAACTCGCTGAACGCCGCGCCCGCCCTGTGGAACGAGGTGCACTCCGCCGCCACGCGCCTGGGACTCGACGCGCACTTCCACGGCCCCGCGCGCGCCATCACCGACGACCACGTCTTCCTCAACCGCGCCGGCATCCCATCCATCGTCCTGATCGACTACTCCTACCCGCACTGGCACACCACCGAGGACACCGTCGACAAATGCGGCCGCCAGCCGCTCCAGGTCATCGGCGACGTCCTGCTCGATTTCATGCGTGCCGCGTTGCCGCCCGCGGGAGCTTCGTGA
- the sdaAA gene encoding L-serine ammonia-lyase, iron-sulfur-dependent, subunit alpha has protein sequence MHRSIESLIRESDETGRSLATVVLEAEAAESGVPAADIRARIARTLSVMRSAIDEGLKGHTRSPSGLTGGRARKLWENGPRILGPRVTTTLARAIATLEVNAAMGLIVAAPTAGAAGVLPAVLVSVGEFAEMDEERLVDAMLVAGGVGGVIAHRASLAGAEGGCQAETGTAAAMSAAAVAWLHGGTNEQVATAVALTLQGMLGLICDPIGGLVEIPCIYRNASAAMQAIAGAEMAMAGLDFPVTADEVIDVMGEVGRRMPSAYRETAGGGLATTPSARRLVQLQPRTQPAGISR, from the coding sequence ATGCACCGCTCCATCGAGTCCCTGATCCGCGAGTCCGACGAGACGGGCCGCTCGCTCGCCACCGTCGTCCTCGAAGCCGAGGCGGCCGAGAGCGGCGTGCCCGCCGCCGACATCCGCGCCCGCATCGCCCGCACGCTGTCGGTGATGCGCTCCGCGATCGACGAGGGGCTGAAGGGGCACACGCGCTCGCCCAGCGGCCTCACCGGCGGGCGGGCGCGCAAGCTGTGGGAGAACGGCCCCCGCATCCTCGGGCCCCGCGTCACCACCACGCTAGCCCGCGCCATCGCCACGCTCGAGGTGAACGCCGCCATGGGCCTCATCGTCGCCGCGCCCACGGCGGGCGCCGCGGGCGTGCTGCCTGCGGTGCTGGTGAGCGTGGGCGAGTTCGCGGAGATGGACGAGGAGCGGCTGGTCGATGCCATGCTGGTGGCCGGCGGCGTGGGCGGCGTGATCGCCCACCGCGCCTCCCTCGCCGGCGCCGAGGGCGGCTGCCAGGCGGAGACGGGCACCGCGGCGGCGATGAGCGCCGCGGCCGTCGCCTGGCTGCACGGCGGCACCAACGAGCAGGTCGCCACCGCCGTCGCGCTCACCCTCCAGGGCATGCTGGGCCTCATCTGCGACCCCATCGGCGGGCTGGTGGAGATCCCTTGCATCTACCGCAACGCGTCGGCGGCCATGCAGGCCATCGCCGGGGCCGAGATGGCGATGGCGGGGCTGGACTTCCCCGTGACGGCCGACGAGGTGATCGACGTGATGGGCGAGGTGGGGCGGCGGATGCCCTCTGCGTACCGCGAGACGGCGGGCGGCGGGCTGGCCACGACCCCCTCGGCCCGGCGGCTGGTGCAGCTCCAGCCGCGCACCCAGCCCGCCGGCATCAGCCGCTAG
- a CDS encoding DUF1611 domain-containing protein — translation MDETQAALKGYRYLVLAEGAFGPETSKTANSAIRYLPERVAAVIDSRYAGRTVEDVLGFGGEIPVVGSVADGLETRPTALLVGIAPQGGRLPEEWRPALREALAAGLSVVSGLHFHLSDDAELAALAADRDVRIHDLRKPPEGLPVSRGLAREVDALTVLTIGTDCNIGKMTAALQLRDALVARGVRTGFAATGQTGILIEGWGIAVDAVVADFIGGAAESLVLRAAKGNDVVLVEGQGSLVHPGYSGVTLGLLHGSMPDAMIVCHKPSRTFPYGGGGAYAWMRLPSLAETIALCEAAIAPLRPAKVIGICLNTSDLPEDEARAAVAMAVAETGLPATDPVRYDAGPLVEAIEGAMRG, via the coding sequence ATGGACGAGACGCAGGCGGCCCTGAAGGGCTACCGCTACCTGGTGCTGGCCGAGGGGGCGTTCGGGCCGGAGACCTCGAAGACGGCGAACAGCGCGATCCGCTACCTGCCGGAGCGCGTTGCCGCCGTGATCGACTCGCGGTACGCGGGACGGACGGTGGAGGACGTGCTCGGCTTCGGCGGCGAAATTCCCGTCGTCGGCTCGGTTGCCGACGGGCTGGAGACGCGGCCGACGGCGCTGCTGGTGGGGATCGCGCCGCAGGGCGGGCGGCTGCCGGAGGAGTGGCGGCCGGCGCTACGCGAGGCGCTGGCCGCGGGCCTGAGCGTGGTGAGCGGGCTCCACTTCCACCTGAGCGACGACGCGGAGCTGGCGGCGCTCGCGGCGGATCGTGACGTGCGGATCCACGACCTGCGGAAGCCGCCGGAGGGGCTGCCCGTTTCGCGGGGACTCGCGCGTGAGGTGGACGCGCTGACGGTGCTCACCATCGGGACGGACTGCAACATCGGGAAGATGACGGCGGCGCTCCAGCTCCGCGATGCGCTCGTCGCGCGCGGCGTGCGGACGGGGTTCGCTGCGACGGGGCAGACGGGCATCCTCATCGAGGGCTGGGGGATCGCGGTCGATGCGGTGGTGGCGGACTTCATCGGCGGGGCGGCGGAGAGCCTGGTGCTGCGGGCGGCCAAGGGGAACGACGTGGTGCTCGTGGAGGGGCAGGGTTCGCTGGTGCATCCCGGCTACTCGGGCGTCACGCTGGGCCTGCTGCACGGGTCCATGCCCGACGCGATGATCGTGTGCCACAAGCCGTCGCGCACCTTCCCGTACGGCGGCGGCGGCGCCTACGCGTGGATGCGCCTGCCGTCGCTGGCGGAGACGATCGCGCTGTGCGAGGCGGCCATCGCGCCGCTGCGGCCGGCGAAGGTGATCGGCATCTGCCTGAACACGTCGGACCTGCCGGAGGATGAGGCGCGGGCGGCGGTCGCGATGGCGGTAGCGGAGACGGGGCTGCCCGCGACGGACCCGGTGCGGTACGATGCGGGGCCGCTGGTGGAGGCGATCGAAGGGGCGATGCGGGGGTGA